The Methylomarinum sp. Ch1-1 genome contains the following window.
CGTTTCCTTAGGAGAGATGGAGCGAGTGCTGGCCGCCGGCGGCAGCGCCGATAAGATCGTGTTCTCCGGCGTCGGCAAACGGGAAGATGAAATTCTGGCGGCGCTAAAAGCCGGCATCCGTTGCTTCAATATCGAGGTCAGCGGCGAACTGGACCGCATCAATGCCCTGGCAGCCAGCCTAGGCGTGATCGCGCCGGTCTCATTCCGGGTCAATCCCGATGTCGACGCCAAGACCCATCCCTATATCTCCACCGGTCTGAAAGAAAACAAATTCGGCATCGGCATTCAACAGGCGCTGCAGGAATATCGTCGCGCCGCAAAAATGGACCATATTGAAATCGCCGGCATCGACTGCCACATCGGCTCTCAACTCACCGAAACCCGACCGTTCCTGGATGCTTTGGACAGAGTGCTGGCCGTGGTTGACGAACTCCATGCTGAAGGCATCAACCTGCATCACCTCGACCTAGGCGGCGGCCTGGGTATTTGTTATAAGGATGAGCAACCGCCGCAACCGGACGAGTATGTCTCTGCGGTCCTGGAAAAGCTGGCGGAACGCAACATCGACATACTGTTGGAACCGGGCCGCGCCATCGCCGGCAATGCAGGAATTCTGGTGACTCGGGTGGAATATCTGAAACCGACCGAGGAAAAAAATTTCGCCATCGTCGATGCCGCGATGAACGACCTCGTGCGCCCCTCGTTATATAGCGCCTGGCAGAATATCATTCCAGTACGGCAAGACTCTGCCGTCGAACCTACGAACTGGGACATCGTCGGTCCGGTCTGCGAAACCGGTGACTTTCTCGGCAAGAATCGCAGTCTGTCATTAAGTCAGAACGACCTGCTGGCCGTTCGCTCATCCGGCGCCTACGGCTTCACGATGAGCTCCAACTACAATTCTCGGCCGCGCGCCGCCGAGGTCATGGTCGACGGCGCACAAACACATCTAATCCGCGAACGCGAGTCGATACAACAACTTTGGGCCGGTGAACACCTACTGCCATAATTCAAATTGATAGCTATCTTATGATCCACTTCACTAAAATGCACGGCCTCGGAAATGATTTCGTCGTCATCGACGCCATCAGTCAACAGATAGCCTTAACACCTGATCATATCCGTTTCATGTCCGACCGCCATTTCGGCATCGGCTTCGATCAGCTGTTACTGGTGGAAAAACCGGTCAGCGCCAATGCCGACTTCAA
Protein-coding sequences here:
- the lysA gene encoding diaminopimelate decarboxylase, whose translation is MDYFNYRDQQLFAEDVAVADIAGQYGTPCYIYSRATLERHWQAFDQAFADHPHLICYAVKANSNIAILNILARLGSGFDIVSLGEMERVLAAGGSADKIVFSGVGKREDEILAALKAGIRCFNIEVSGELDRINALAASLGVIAPVSFRVNPDVDAKTHPYISTGLKENKFGIGIQQALQEYRRAAKMDHIEIAGIDCHIGSQLTETRPFLDALDRVLAVVDELHAEGINLHHLDLGGGLGICYKDEQPPQPDEYVSAVLEKLAERNIDILLEPGRAIAGNAGILVTRVEYLKPTEEKNFAIVDAAMNDLVRPSLYSAWQNIIPVRQDSAVEPTNWDIVGPVCETGDFLGKNRSLSLSQNDLLAVRSSGAYGFTMSSNYNSRPRAAEVMVDGAQTHLIRERESIQQLWAGEHLLP